GGATCCGCAATTCTTCTAAGTGTTCGAGCAGGGGGGCTTCAGCGTTTGCAGGAGTCTTGGACATGCTAGTAACAGTGTACTGGAGAAAGATAAGAGAAAGGTCTGCAAGGAGGCAGAAGGCTATAAAAAGGCCGAGAGCCAAGGGCCGAGGGCCGAGGGCAAAAAAAGCTTTGGCTAAAGCGTTCAGGGCGCAGCACGCTGCGCCCCTACAGCCCCTTGACTATTTCCTGAACGAACAGCACGATGCTCTCGGCTCTCGGCTCTCGGCTCTCGGCTCTCGGCTCTCGGCTCTCGGCTCTCGGCTCTCGGCTCTCGGCTCTGTCTTGGCCCTGACGACGCGCCTCGAAGACGGCTTCTTCGGCGCTGGGCCGCCGGCTCTCGGCTTCAGGGAGCCCTACAAGGCAGCAGAAATCTTACGTTCCAGAAATGCCGGTGGCACATAACTGCACCTCGGCTCCGCAGCCATGTGATCCCCGGTTTCCGCCCACGCTCTGGCCCGAGAGCCTCCGCACATTTGTTTGAATTCGCAGAAGCCGCATTTGCCTTTTAAAAGGCCTTTTTGCCTCAGTTCACGGAACAGCAGGCTGTCCTGATAGATTTCCTTCAGGCTGGAGGTTTTGATGTTGCCTGCATTGAGGGGCAGGAACCCTGAGGGGGACACGTTTCCGGTGCAACTGATGAACACAAAGCCGTTGCCATCACTGACCCCGATGCGGGAGTGTTCCATGCCGTCTTTGAAATAACTGCCGTGCAGGCTTTCTCCGGCGGCCAGAGCATGGTCCTGTCTGACCTGTTTGGCCCGTTCTTGCATGACCACCCGTCTGAAGTGGTGGGCTTCGGTGGTTTTCACATGGAAACTGGAGGTCAGGGACAGCTCATACAGCCAGTGGAGGTGGTCTTCAAACTGGTGGGAGGTCAGTTGCTTGAGGATCTGCCCACGTCCCACAGGCACCAGATAGAACACGCTCCACAGCACCACCCCTTTTTCTTCCATGAGGGCAGGGAGTTTTTTGATGTCTTCACTGTTGTTGCGCGTGACAGTGGTGTTGATCTGGGTCGGCAGGCCCACTTCTCTGGCCCAGTCCAGAGCCTGCATGGTGCGTTCAAAGGTGCCGGGTTCACCCCGGAAAGCATCGTGCAGGTCTGCGCTTGCAGCGTCCAGAGACAGGGCCAGACGGGTGACTCCAGCCGCTTTCAGCTTCACGATGATGTCGCGGGTCAGGGCAGGGGAGGCCGCAGGGGTGAAGCCGATCTTCAGGTCCCGTGCTCTGGCATGTTCGATCAGTTCAAAAACGTCTGGGCGCTGCAAGGGATCGCCTCCGGTCATCAGAACCAGAGGTTTGGGCTCAAAGGTGGAAAGTTCATCCAGCAGGGTTTTGCCCTGTTCGGTGCTCAATTCACCCAGCAAGGGGTTTTTTTCTGCGGAAGCACGGCAGTGCTTGCAGGCCATCAGGCAGGCGTGGGTCATCTCCCAGGCCACCAGAAAAGGGTACTGCGAGAAATTGGGTCTCATGCCTCACAGTACGCCCACAAGAACAGGTGGATTGTCCCAACGGACAATCCACCTGTGAAAAGGCAACGTTAAGCTTTTTTGGGGGCTTCAGGTTCGTCTTTGAAGCTGGATTCCAGATCGTCGCGGATCTCTTTGGTGCCTTTTTTGAACTCGCGGATGCCCTGCCCGAGGCTCTTGCCGAGCTCAGGGAGTTTTTTGGGTCCGAAGATCAAGAGGACGGCAATCAAGATCAGGACAATTTCACCGGGGCCTAGGTTCATGTCAACCTCCTACTTTCTTAGAATGCCTGCCGAGGGTGAAAGTTCCCTGAAAGGCAGTGACCCCGTTTTGGGCCGTGCACCCTACCATTGTGACCTGTTCAGCTTATCTTGCCAAGGTCAAATGCACGTTCAGGAATTCTTGACCTGCTGTTCCTGTAACCATGCATGCAAAACCGCGTGTTTTTTGCTGACCTTGTCGGCGTTTTGCTCCCAGAAACGGCGTGCAAAATCCTCAATGTTGCGCTGGCGACCTCGGGCCACACCCAGAGCCCCATCTGGAACTTCCTGAGTGACAACGCTGCCTGCCGCGATCATGGCTCCTTTGCCGACTGCAATGGGAGCCACCAGCACCGAATTGCTGCCAATGAAAGCCCCATCTCCAATCACCGTCTGGTTTTTGTCGATGCCGTTGTAATTGGCAGTGATGGTGCCTGCACCCACATTGACTTCCCGGCCCACTGTGGCATCCCCGAGGTAACTCAGGTGACCGGCTTTGGCCCCTTCCAGCATCCGGGCGTTTTTGACTTCCACGAAGTTGCCCACGTGCACGTCTTTTTCCAGCACTGCGCCGGGACGCAGGCGGGCAAAAGGACCGGCATCTGCACCAGAGTGCACTTCGGCACCTTCCAGAACGGTGTGGCTCTTGATGGTGACCCCATCCTGAACCAGACTGTCCTGCACCACGCTGTAAGCCCCGATCCGCACGTCCTCACCGATGACGGTTTCCCCTTTGAGGAGCACGCCGGGTTCAATCAGGGTGTCCCGACCGATTTTCACGGTGTCTTCGATGTAGGTGGACTCTGGGTCCACCAGAGTGACCCCACCGCGCATGTGCTGCTCGTTGATGCGTCTGCGCATCACCAGATCGGCCTCTGCCAGTTGCACCCGATCATTGGACCCTGAGAGTTCAGAAGCATCCTGAATTTTGAAGGCTTCCACGGTGGCCCCATCCTGACGGTACAGTTCAAGGATGTCGGTCAGGTAATACTCGTTGGCAGGCTGGGAAAGGCCAATTTTGGAGACCAGTTCCAGACCCTTGGCATTGAAAATGTACACACCGCTGTTGAACTCGCGGATTTGCTTTTCTTGTGCGCTGGCAGCTTTCTCTTCGACGATGCGTTCCACGGTCCCGTCTGTGCCACGCACGATGCGACCATATCCGGTGGCATCCGGCAGTTCAGCGGTCAAGACGGTCATGCCTGCTCCAGAGCTCTGGTGTGCTTGTTGCATGTTTTGCAGGGTTTCCAGACGGATCAGGGGGGTGTCTCCGTAGAGCACCAGCACATCCGAGTCACCCGACAGGTGAGGCACAGCTTGCAAGAAAGCATGGGCGGTGCCGAGTTGTTTGTCCTGACGGGCAAACACCACACCAGAGCCAGCAAAGGCCTGCTCCACTTTCTCTGCACCGTGACCGGTCACGACCACGATTTTCTGTGCGCCCATCTCCTGAGCACGCAACACGCTGTATCCCAGCATGCTGCGACCACACACTGGATGCAAAACTTTGGGCAGTTTGGACTTCATGCGGGTGCCCTGTCCCGCGGCCAGAATCACAACTTCAAGCACGCACTTGCTCCTTCACAGGTTTTTGTTCTTTGGGTTCACGCATCAACATGATGATGCACCAGATCACCAGCACCACGCTGGCGACTTGAGTCAGGGTGAAAAGACCAATCCCAATTTCATTTGGACTGGTGGTCTCGTAAACGGGGAACGTCAGGGGGTTCAAGCGGAAGGTTTCTTCCACCACCGATCGCAGAATGCTGTACCACATCACGGTCAGGTAAAACACCTGATAGGCGGTTTTGGTTTTCATCCAGTTCCAGGCCAGCACAAAAATCAGCAGACCAATCAAAACCCCATAAAGCTGGGTGAAGTGCACAGGCACCGTCACCAGACCGTTGGTGCAGTACTGGGCCAGATTCTCCGGGTTGTTGGCGTTGCACATGGCATTGTGGAAACCCTTGGCCCAGTCAGGCCACACAAATCCAATGGGCAGGTTGGTGGGACGGCCCACGGTGTCTGAACCGTTCATGATGTTGCCCAGACGCCCTCCCATGATGCCCAACCCGAGACCGGGGGCCAGCAGGGATGCATACTCATAGAAGTTGATTTTGTAGCGCCACTGGTAGTACAGGAACACAGCAATCCCGAACAGCAAACCGCCGTGGATGCTCAGTCCACCTGTGCGGATGTTGACCCACGCCAGAAACTTCTGACCCGGATCGGTGATCCCTGCAAAAGCCTCAGGGCTGGTCATCACAAACAGCACCCGCGCCCCAATCACCCCCCAGATGACGGCCCAGAAAATGATGTCGCTGATCAGGTTGGCATTCAGGCCTTTTTTGACCGCAAGCCTCTGGGCAAGGATGGCCCCACCCATGATGCCCGCCATCATCAAAACGCCATACCATGCAATGCTGAAACTTCCGATCTGTATGAAAATTGGATCCATGCTTTACTCCCTCAACTCCTTCACATCGTCCTGCACAAAAATCCCTTTTAAGAGTACCTGATCTCCATCCAGAAGAACCGGAATCTCCCAGCCAAATTCGGCTTCCAGCTCTGGATGGTTGGAAATGTCGATTTTTTCGTACGGGATGCCCGCCTCCTGCAACAATATTTCGGCTTTGTCACACAGGCTGCAACCGGGACGGCTGTAAAACGTCTTCACGTGAGGGCCTTCCAGAGCACCAGTCCACCCATGATCAGGTGCATGATGAACTTGCCGAAAATCCCAGCCAGCAGACCGACCACAGCACCCCATGCACTTTTCAGGGCTGCCTCTGGAGGTTGCTTGTTGAGGAGTTCAAACCCGAACGCTCCAGCAAACGGTCCAATGAAGAGGCCTAGAGGTCCCAGAAAGATCCCGACGATGCCTCCCACCACTGCACCCAGCATTGCAAGGTTGGTGCCCCCGTATTTCTTGGTGCCCCACGCACTTGCAATGTTGTCGATGGTCATGGTCAGCAGGGCAAGCAAGGCCAGGCCAATCAGCCACGCCCACGTGACTTCTGCAAACCCGGTCATGTAAGCGTAAATCAGGGCTCCGAGCCACACAATGAAGGTTGCGGGCAGCACGGGGATGAATGTGCCCACCAGTCCGATCAGCCACACCAGCACGAAAACAACGATTTCCATTGACTGACAGCGTACTACAAGAGGGTGAAAAGTGTGTGACAGGGGAGATGCCGAGGGCCGAGAGCATAGGGCCGAGGGCAAATAAAGCTTTGGCTTAAGCTTTGAGGAACATTCCCAATCCCCTTGACCCTCATGGCTACGAATTGCATCCTGCTCTCGGCTCTCGGCTCTCGGCTCTCGGCTCTCGGCTCTCGGCTCTCGGCTCTCGGCTCTCGGCTCTCGGCTCTCGGCTCTCGGTCCAACCCATGCAAGTGTCCTCGCATAAAAACCTATCCAAAAACGGTATCCCCCGAGGTTTCCCTGAGATTTTCATGTTATTTCCAGTGGTTTACTGATTTTCATTCTGTACATAGTTGTCAGACCAACAGTATGTTAGGATCAACAACAGTTCACACACGTCTGCTTTTCAGGCTTTCAAAAGGCCTGAGTCCATTGTCCCACACGAAAGGATGTTGAAATCATGCCCAGAGCCGTGATTGTCAGTGCCAGCCGCACCCCCATTGGTAAATTTCTCGGAGGCCTCAGTGGCCTCAGTGCCCCTGAACTCGGGAGCATCACCCTCAAGGAAACCCTGCGTCGGGCAGGACTGGATGCCAGCCTGATTGAAGAGGTGATCATGGGGCAGGTGATTCAGGCCGGCAGTGGTCAGAACCCTGCACGTCAGGCTGCCCTCAAAGCGGGACTTCCCAGCAGTGTTGGGGCACTCACCATCAACAAAGTGTGCGGAAGTGGTCTAAAAGCCGTGATGCTGGCGGCCCAGAGCATCCGTGCTGGAGATCAACAGGCTGTGCTGGCAGGGGGTCAGGAAAGCATGAGCAATGCCCCCCACCTGCTGATGGGTGCCCGTCAGGGGTACCGACTCGGGCATGGACAGGCGCTGGATGCCAACATTCAGGACGGCCTGTGGTGCGCCATGACCGACCAGCACATGGGCCTCACTGCCGAACTGGTGTGCGACAAATACAGTCTGGACCGGGCCAGTCAG
This region of Deinococcus misasensis DSM 22328 genomic DNA includes:
- a CDS encoding TIGR04053 family radical SAM/SPASM domain-containing protein, translating into MRPNFSQYPFLVAWEMTHACLMACKHCRASAEKNPLLGELSTEQGKTLLDELSTFEPKPLVLMTGGDPLQRPDVFELIEHARARDLKIGFTPAASPALTRDIIVKLKAAGVTRLALSLDAASADLHDAFRGEPGTFERTMQALDWAREVGLPTQINTTVTRNNSEDIKKLPALMEEKGVVLWSVFYLVPVGRGQILKQLTSHQFEDHLHWLYELSLTSSFHVKTTEAHHFRRVVMQERAKQVRQDHALAAGESLHGSYFKDGMEHSRIGVSDGNGFVFISCTGNVSPSGFLPLNAGNIKTSSLKEIYQDSLLFRELRQKGLLKGKCGFCEFKQMCGGSRARAWAETGDHMAAEPRCSYVPPAFLERKISAAL
- a CDS encoding twin-arginine translocase TatA/TatE family subunit, which codes for MNLGPGEIVLILIAVLLIFGPKKLPELGKSLGQGIREFKKGTKEIRDDLESSFKDEPEAPKKA
- the glmU gene encoding bifunctional UDP-N-acetylglucosamine diphosphorylase/glucosamine-1-phosphate N-acetyltransferase GlmU; protein product: MLEVVILAAGQGTRMKSKLPKVLHPVCGRSMLGYSVLRAQEMGAQKIVVVTGHGAEKVEQAFAGSGVVFARQDKQLGTAHAFLQAVPHLSGDSDVLVLYGDTPLIRLETLQNMQQAHQSSGAGMTVLTAELPDATGYGRIVRGTDGTVERIVEEKAASAQEKQIREFNSGVYIFNAKGLELVSKIGLSQPANEYYLTDILELYRQDGATVEAFKIQDASELSGSNDRVQLAEADLVMRRRINEQHMRGGVTLVDPESTYIEDTVKIGRDTLIEPGVLLKGETVIGEDVRIGAYSVVQDSLVQDGVTIKSHTVLEGAEVHSGADAGPFARLRPGAVLEKDVHVGNFVEVKNARMLEGAKAGHLSYLGDATVGREVNVGAGTITANYNGIDKNQTVIGDGAFIGSNSVLVAPIAVGKGAMIAAGSVVTQEVPDGALGVARGRQRNIEDFARRFWEQNADKVSKKHAVLHAWLQEQQVKNS
- a CDS encoding prolipoprotein diacylglyceryl transferase, translated to MDPIFIQIGSFSIAWYGVLMMAGIMGGAILAQRLAVKKGLNANLISDIIFWAVIWGVIGARVLFVMTSPEAFAGITDPGQKFLAWVNIRTGGLSIHGGLLFGIAVFLYYQWRYKINFYEYASLLAPGLGLGIMGGRLGNIMNGSDTVGRPTNLPIGFVWPDWAKGFHNAMCNANNPENLAQYCTNGLVTVPVHFTQLYGVLIGLLIFVLAWNWMKTKTAYQVFYLTVMWYSILRSVVEETFRLNPLTFPVYETTSPNEIGIGLFTLTQVASVVLVIWCIIMLMREPKEQKPVKEQVRA
- a CDS encoding glutaredoxin family protein, giving the protein MKTFYSRPGCSLCDKAEILLQEAGIPYEKIDISNHPELEAEFGWEIPVLLDGDQVLLKGIFVQDDVKELRE
- a CDS encoding DUF456 domain-containing protein: MEIVVFVLVWLIGLVGTFIPVLPATFIVWLGALIYAYMTGFAEVTWAWLIGLALLALLTMTIDNIASAWGTKKYGGTNLAMLGAVVGGIVGIFLGPLGLFIGPFAGAFGFELLNKQPPEAALKSAWGAVVGLLAGIFGKFIMHLIMGGLVLWKALT